A portion of the Chlamydia caviae GPIC genome contains these proteins:
- the nusA gene encoding transcription termination factor NusA, whose product MNKDLVAIFDYMEKEKGIQRPVIIGAIESALKIAAKKTLRDDANVSVNINPRTGDIEVFCEKEIVEVCENPSKEIPLDKAREYDPECQIGQYMDVPFVSEHFGRIAAHAARQIIGQKLRHAERDVIYEEYRHRVNEILSGVVKRFAKGSNLIIDLGKVEGLLPARCYPKTEKHKVGDKIYALLQEVQESENGGAEVILSRSHPEFVKQLFLQEVPELEEGFVEIVKIAREAGYRTKLAVSSSDPKTDPVGAFVGMRGSRVKNIIRELNDEKIDIVNYSPVTTELLQNLLCPIEIQKIAILEDDKVIAIVVHDADYATVIGKRGINARLISQILDYELEVQRMSEYNKLLEIQRLQLAEFDNPQLDEPLDMEGISKLVVQNLVHAGYDTIRKVLLASANDLASVPGISLELAYKILEQVSKYGEGKVDEKPKIED is encoded by the coding sequence ATGAATAAAGATCTTGTAGCTATTTTTGACTACATGGAAAAGGAAAAAGGAATTCAACGCCCCGTTATCATAGGCGCTATTGAGTCCGCCTTAAAAATTGCAGCAAAAAAAACACTAAGAGATGATGCTAACGTTTCTGTAAATATTAATCCTCGCACTGGTGATATAGAGGTCTTCTGTGAGAAAGAAATCGTAGAAGTATGTGAAAATCCCAGTAAAGAGATTCCTCTAGACAAGGCTAGAGAATACGATCCTGAATGCCAAATTGGGCAATACATGGACGTTCCCTTTGTTTCTGAGCATTTCGGAAGAATTGCTGCGCATGCAGCCCGACAAATTATCGGCCAAAAACTACGTCATGCTGAAAGAGATGTTATCTATGAAGAATATCGACATAGGGTCAATGAAATTCTTTCTGGCGTCGTCAAACGATTCGCCAAAGGATCAAATTTAATCATAGATTTAGGAAAAGTTGAAGGTCTTCTACCCGCACGTTGTTATCCTAAAACAGAGAAACACAAAGTTGGCGATAAGATTTATGCTTTATTACAAGAAGTTCAAGAATCCGAAAATGGTGGAGCTGAAGTCATTCTTAGCCGCAGCCATCCCGAATTCGTTAAACAACTTTTCTTACAAGAAGTTCCAGAATTGGAAGAAGGTTTTGTAGAAATTGTTAAAATTGCTCGTGAAGCAGGCTACAGAACTAAATTAGCTGTAAGTTCATCTGATCCAAAAACAGATCCTGTAGGAGCTTTTGTTGGAATGAGAGGTTCTCGAGTGAAGAATATCATTCGAGAGTTAAACGATGAGAAAATAGATATTGTAAACTATTCTCCCGTAACCACAGAATTATTACAAAATTTGCTTTGCCCCATAGAAATTCAAAAGATTGCAATCTTAGAAGATGACAAGGTTATTGCTATAGTCGTTCATGATGCTGATTACGCAACAGTAATCGGTAAGCGAGGAATTAACGCTCGATTAATTAGTCAAATTTTAGACTACGAGCTCGAAGTTCAACGCATGAGCGAATACAATAAACTATTAGAAATTCAACGCCTACAGTTAGCGGAATTTGATAACCCTCAGTTAGATGAGCCGCTAGATATGGAAGGCATTAGTAAGTTGGTTGTCCAGAATCTTGTACATGCAGGATACGACACGATCAGAAAGGTATTATTAGCCAGTGCTAATGATCTTGCTTCTGTTCCTGGAATCAGTTTAGAACTTGCTTATAAGATCCTTGAGCAAGTCAGCAAATATGGAGAAGGCAAAGTTGACGAAAAACCTAAAATTGAAGATTAA
- the rpsA gene encoding 30S ribosomal protein S1 encodes MPKQSEYTWGSKKILDTIDCLAEDVVEFKDLLCSTHGITSSDEETTSEIQPGAILKGTVVDINKDFVVVDVGLKSEGVIPMSEFIDSSEGLVLGAEVEVYLDQTEDEEGKVVLSREKATRQRQWEHILAHCEEGSIVKGQIIRKVKGGLIVDIGMEAFLPGSQIDNKKIKNLDDYVGKVCEFKILKINIDRRNVVVSRRELLEAERISKKAELIEQINIGERRRGIVKNITDFGVFLDLDGIDGLLHITDMTWKRIRHPSEMVELNQELEVIILSVDKEKGRVALGLKQKEHNPWEDIEKKYPPGKRIVGKIVKLLPYGAFIEIEEGIEGLIHVSEMSWVKNVVDPSEVVNKGDEVEAIVLSIQKDEGKISLGLKQTEHNPWDNIEEKYPIGLHVHAEIKNLTNYGAFVELEPGIEGLIHISDMSWIKKVSHPSELFKKGSTVEAVILSVDKESKKITLGVKQLSSNPWNEIEEMFPTGSNISGVVTKITAFGAFVELQNGIEGLIHVSELSEKPFSKIEDIISIGDSVSAKVIKLDPDHKKVSLSVKEYLADKQHDHMDTDLNNLDLDDLVGSDKKKKGK; translated from the coding sequence ATGCCAAAACAATCCGAATACACTTGGGGATCCAAAAAAATTCTTGATACTATAGATTGCCTCGCGGAAGACGTTGTTGAATTCAAAGATCTTCTATGCTCGACACACGGAATTACTTCAAGCGACGAGGAAACTACCAGTGAGATACAACCTGGCGCCATCCTAAAAGGTACTGTAGTTGATATCAATAAGGACTTCGTAGTCGTTGACGTTGGCTTAAAATCCGAGGGAGTCATTCCAATGTCAGAATTCATAGATTCTTCTGAAGGCTTAGTTCTCGGTGCTGAAGTAGAGGTATACTTAGACCAAACTGAAGACGAAGAAGGAAAGGTTGTTTTATCCAGAGAAAAAGCTACTCGCCAAAGACAGTGGGAACATATCCTAGCTCACTGTGAAGAAGGCTCTATCGTCAAAGGACAAATTATACGCAAAGTCAAAGGTGGTCTTATTGTTGATATTGGGATGGAAGCTTTTCTCCCCGGGTCACAAATCGACAATAAGAAAATTAAAAACTTAGACGATTATGTAGGAAAAGTTTGCGAATTTAAAATTCTTAAAATCAACATTGACAGAAGAAATGTTGTTGTTTCAAGAAGGGAACTCCTAGAAGCAGAACGAATTTCCAAAAAAGCGGAACTCATTGAGCAAATTAATATCGGTGAACGTCGTCGCGGTATTGTTAAAAATATTACAGATTTCGGTGTATTCCTAGATCTAGACGGTATTGATGGTCTCCTACACATTACAGACATGACATGGAAACGTATCCGTCATCCATCTGAGATGGTAGAACTCAATCAAGAGCTCGAAGTTATTATTCTAAGCGTTGACAAAGAAAAAGGACGTGTTGCTTTAGGTCTTAAGCAAAAAGAACACAATCCTTGGGAAGATATTGAGAAAAAATATCCTCCAGGAAAACGTATTGTTGGAAAAATTGTTAAACTTCTCCCCTACGGAGCCTTTATTGAAATTGAAGAAGGCATTGAAGGGTTAATCCACGTTTCCGAAATGTCTTGGGTGAAAAATGTTGTTGATCCTAGCGAAGTGGTAAACAAGGGCGATGAAGTTGAAGCTATTGTTCTATCTATTCAAAAAGACGAGGGTAAGATTTCCTTAGGTCTAAAACAGACAGAACATAATCCATGGGATAACATCGAAGAGAAATATCCTATCGGCCTACATGTTCATGCAGAAATCAAAAATCTAACAAATTACGGAGCTTTTGTTGAACTAGAGCCTGGTATTGAAGGCTTAATTCACATCTCTGATATGAGCTGGATAAAAAAAGTATCTCATCCTTCAGAACTATTCAAAAAAGGTAGCACTGTTGAAGCTGTTATTCTCTCTGTAGATAAGGAAAGTAAAAAAATAACTCTTGGAGTCAAACAATTAAGTTCGAATCCTTGGAACGAAATTGAAGAAATGTTCCCTACAGGAAGCAATATTTCTGGCGTAGTAACTAAAATCACCGCATTCGGTGCATTTGTAGAACTACAAAACGGTATTGAAGGTCTGATTCACGTTTCAGAACTTTCTGAAAAACCTTTCTCAAAAATTGAAGATATTATCTCAATTGGTGATTCTGTATCTGCAAAAGTCATCAAACTTGATCCAGATCACAAGAAAGTATCTCTTTCTGTAAAAGAGTACTTAGCTGACAAACAACACGATCACATGGATACAGATTTGAATAATTTGGACCTAGATGATTTAGTTGGTTCAGACAAAAAGAAAAAAGGGAAATAA
- the trxB gene encoding thioredoxin-disulfide reductase, with protein sequence MTHTKVIIIGSGPAGYTAAIYASRALLSPILFEGFFSGIAGGQLMTTTEVENFPGFPEGILGQKLMDNMKSQAAHFGTQILPKDVTSVNFTKRPFVIMSNEEKYTCDTCIIATGASAKRLEIPGASDNEFWQKGVTACAVCDGASPIFKNKDLYVIGGGDSALEEAMFLTRYGKRVYIVHRRDTLRASKVMIKKAEANEKITFLWNSEIVKISGDTVVRSVDILNNVSKEISSRDAAGVFFAIGHKPNTDFLAGQLALDEHGYIITDKGTSKTSVPGVFAAGDVQDKYYRQAITAAGSGCMAALEAERFLD encoded by the coding sequence ATGACTCACACTAAAGTAATTATTATTGGCTCCGGTCCCGCAGGTTATACTGCAGCGATTTATGCTTCAAGAGCGCTTTTAAGTCCTATTTTATTCGAGGGCTTTTTTTCCGGTATTGCTGGTGGTCAATTAATGACTACTACTGAAGTGGAAAATTTCCCTGGATTCCCTGAGGGCATACTAGGCCAAAAGTTGATGGACAATATGAAATCTCAGGCGGCACATTTTGGAACTCAAATTCTTCCAAAAGATGTCACTTCGGTGAATTTCACCAAACGTCCTTTTGTGATCATGTCCAATGAGGAAAAATATACCTGTGATACATGTATTATAGCAACGGGAGCTTCTGCAAAACGTTTAGAAATTCCCGGAGCATCGGACAATGAGTTTTGGCAAAAAGGGGTTACAGCCTGCGCTGTGTGTGACGGAGCTTCTCCTATTTTTAAAAATAAAGATTTATACGTGATTGGTGGGGGAGACTCTGCTTTAGAGGAAGCGATGTTTTTAACTCGTTATGGAAAACGTGTGTACATTGTTCATAGAAGGGATACTTTAAGAGCTTCTAAGGTTATGATAAAAAAAGCAGAGGCTAATGAAAAAATTACTTTCCTATGGAATAGTGAAATAGTAAAAATTTCTGGAGATACTGTTGTTCGTTCAGTTGATATTTTAAATAACGTTTCTAAAGAAATCTCTTCGCGTGATGCGGCGGGGGTATTTTTTGCTATCGGACATAAACCGAATACGGATTTCTTGGCTGGTCAATTAGCATTAGACGAGCACGGGTATATTATTACTGATAAAGGAACGTCGAAGACTTCTGTCCCTGGAGTGTTTGCGGCTGGGGATGTTCAGGATAAATATTATAGACAGGCTATTACGGCTGCAGGAAGTGGCTGTATGGCTGCTTTAGAAGCTGAACGCTTTTTAGATTAA
- the acpS gene encoding holo-ACP synthase, which produces MQTAHIGTDIIEISRIRKAIKAHSQRILNKIFTKREQEYCLSLTNPYPSFAARFAAKEAVAKALGTGIGKVVRWKDIEILKSSKHPEVYLPERVYKELGISKVLLSISHSREYATAVAVTLI; this is translated from the coding sequence ATGCAAACTGCACATATAGGAACAGATATCATTGAAATTTCTAGGATCCGCAAAGCAATAAAAGCTCACAGTCAAAGAATATTAAATAAAATTTTTACTAAGAGAGAGCAAGAGTACTGTCTAAGTCTAACCAACCCCTATCCTTCTTTTGCTGCGAGATTTGCTGCAAAAGAGGCCGTAGCTAAAGCCTTAGGGACAGGAATAGGAAAAGTCGTTAGGTGGAAAGACATAGAGATTCTTAAATCATCAAAACATCCCGAAGTCTATTTACCTGAAAGGGTGTATAAAGAATTAGGAATCTCCAAAGTTTTACTATCTATCAGCCATAGCCGTGAATATGCTACAGCTGTAGCTGTAACTTTAATCTAA
- a CDS encoding prolipoprotein diacylglyceryl transferase codes for MRIFLSAIYWNHSKFLWNSENWPIKVPWYGLCFSLGILFASLLGIYLAKSSYNSEDEKNFSKEQLSGALENFALYSLLFIIPGSRIAYILFYGGDFYFKHPREILKVWNGGLASHGGMLGLILWALIFSWRYRKKISVLTFLFLCDLCASVFGCAAFMIRIGNFMNQEIVGKPTSLPWGIIFSSPAQGVLGVPVHPVQLYEGMSYLLLSIILFFLSYKRYFRLGSGWVTSLGLVGISLIRFFAEFFKSHQGKVIGPNSPLTMGQILSFPLFVFGLCLGIACFLKNKKKRSPTSSVK; via the coding sequence ATGCGCATCTTTTTATCAGCAATATATTGGAATCATTCAAAATTTTTATGGAATTCGGAAAATTGGCCTATCAAAGTTCCTTGGTACGGTCTATGTTTTTCTTTAGGTATTTTGTTCGCTTCTTTGCTTGGTATTTATCTCGCAAAGTCTTCCTATAATTCAGAAGATGAAAAAAACTTTTCTAAAGAACAGCTTAGTGGAGCTCTGGAAAATTTTGCTCTCTATTCTCTTTTATTTATCATTCCGGGATCGCGCATAGCCTATATTTTATTTTATGGTGGCGACTTTTATTTCAAACATCCTAGGGAGATTCTAAAAGTTTGGAATGGGGGATTAGCAAGCCATGGAGGTATGTTAGGACTGATTCTTTGGGCGTTGATTTTTTCTTGGAGATACAGAAAAAAAATCTCCGTGCTAACCTTTTTATTTCTTTGTGATCTTTGTGCTTCTGTATTTGGATGCGCAGCTTTTATGATTCGTATTGGAAATTTTATGAATCAAGAAATCGTAGGAAAACCTACAAGCTTGCCCTGGGGAATCATTTTTTCATCTCCCGCACAAGGAGTTTTAGGCGTGCCTGTGCATCCTGTGCAGCTTTATGAGGGGATGAGTTATCTGTTGCTTTCTATAATTTTGTTTTTTTTAAGTTATAAACGTTATTTTCGTTTAGGTTCCGGATGGGTGACATCTTTAGGATTAGTAGGCATATCTTTAATACGCTTCTTTGCTGAATTTTTTAAAAGCCATCAAGGCAAAGTTATAGGTCCAAATAGCCCATTAACAATGGGACAAATCCTGTCTTTCCCTTTATTTGTATTTGGTTTGTGTTTAGGGATAGCTTGTTTTCTTAAAAATAAGAAGAAGAGATCCCCCACTTCATCTGTAAAATAG